One Narcine bancroftii isolate sNarBan1 chromosome 3, sNarBan1.hap1, whole genome shotgun sequence DNA window includes the following coding sequences:
- the cyp26b1 gene encoding cytochrome P450 26B1 isoform X1 has product MLSEGLELVSALAACLVSVALLSAVSKQLWSIRWAVTRDRSCSLPIPRGSMGLPVIGETFHWLVEGSRFHASRREKYGNVFKTHLLGRPLIRVTGSENVRKILMGEHSLVSSQWPRSLRMLLGSTSLINSIGDIHRHKRKIFAKVFSHEALECYLPKIQQAIQDGIREWSSSGEPIMVYQQAKKLTFRIAVRVLLGFRVSEDDLNLLSESFEQLVANLFSLPLDFPFSGYRKGMRARDNLYKYLEKAISEKLQCKQDKDYSDALDILIDSAKEQGKEFTMQELKESTVELIFAAFATTSSASTSLILQLLQHPAVLEKVRQELRSNGIFHNGCKCEDRPRMAAVARLKYLDCVIKEVLRLLPPVSGGYRTALQTFELDGCQIPKGWSVLYSIRDTHDTAPIFQNVGVFDPDRFGEDRDEDKSVRFSYIPFGGGVRSCLGKELAKVILKVLAMELASTSRFELATRTFPRMLTVPVVHPMDGLKVKFYGLDSNQNEIDPESESLLGTTV; this is encoded by the exons TTGTCTGAAGGTCTTGAACTGGTCTCGGCGCTGGCGGCCTGTCTGGTATCTGTCGCCCTGCTGTCCGCTGTCTCCAAACAGCTGTGGTCTATCCGGTGGGCAGTGACACGGGACAGGAGCTGCAGTCTGCCCATCCCCAGGGGCTCCATGGGATTACCTGTCATCGGAGAGACATTCCACTGGTTGGTGGAG GGGTCGAGGTTCCACGCTTCGAGGCGTGAGAAGTACGGCAACGTCTTCAAGACGCACCTCCTAGGCCGTCCACTGATCCGGGTGACGGGCTCAGAAAACGTCAGGAAAATTTTAATGGGAGAACACTCCCTGGTGAGCAGTCAGTGGCCCCGGAGCTTGAGGATGTTACTGGGTTCCACCAGCCTCATCAACTCCATTGGTGACATCCACCGTCACAAGAGGAAG ATCTTTGCCAAGGTCTTCAGCCATGAAGCATTGGAGTGTTACCTTCCGAAGATCCAGCAAGCGATCCAGGATGGGATCAGGGAATGGAGTAGCAGTGGGGAGCCCATCATGGTTTACCAGCAGGCCAAGAAGCTTACCTTCCGCATCGCAGTACGGGTTCTGCTGGGTTTTCGAGTCTCCGAGGACGACCTCAACCTCTTGTCGGAGAGCTTCGAGCAGCTGGTCGCCAATCTCTTCTCCTTACCCCTGGACTTCCCGTTCAGTGGCTACAGGAAG GGAATGCGTGCTCGAGACAACCTCTACAAGTACCTGGAGAAAGCCATCAGCGAGAAGCTGCAGTGCAAGCAAGACAAGGATTATTCAGATGCCTTGGACATTCTGATCGATAGTGCCAAGGAACAGGGCAAAGAGTTCACCATGCAGGAGCTGAAG GAGTCGACGGTGGAGCTGATCTTTGCTGCCTTTGCCACAACCTCCAGCGCCAGCACATCCCTGATCCTGCAGCTGCTCCAGCACCCAGCCGTGCTGGAGAAAGTGCGCCAGGAACTGAGGAGCAATGGCATCTTTCACAACGGTTGCAAGTGTGAGGACAGGCCTCGCATGGCTGCGGTGGCCCGCCTCAAGTACCTGGACTGTGTCATCAAGGAGGTGCTGCGCCTGCTGCCCCCTGTCTCGGGGGGCTACCGCACCGCACTGCAGACCTTCGAGCTGGAC GGCTGTCAGATTCCCAAAGGTTGGAGTGTTCTGTACAGCATCAGAGACACGCACGACACTGCTCCCATCTTCCAGAACGTTGGGGTCTTTGACCCTGACCGCTTCGGTGAAGACCGCGACGAAGACAAGAGCGTTCGCTTCAGTTACATTCCTTTCGGAGGGGGTGTCAGGAGCTGCCTAGGCAAGGAGCTGGCCAAGGTCATCCTGAAGGTGCTAGCCATGGAGCTGGCCAGCACCAGCCGCTTTGAGCTGGCCACCAGGACGTTTCCCCGCATGCTGACTGTGCCCGTGGTCCATCCTATGGATGGCTTGAAAGTGAAATTCTACGGACTCGATTCCAACCAGAACGAGATAGACCCAGAGTCAGAGTCTTTGCTGGGAACCACCGTGTAG
- the cyp26b1 gene encoding cytochrome P450 26B1 isoform X2, whose amino-acid sequence MAPSVSGILCGGLRLGAWRTDMQGSRFHASRREKYGNVFKTHLLGRPLIRVTGSENVRKILMGEHSLVSSQWPRSLRMLLGSTSLINSIGDIHRHKRKIFAKVFSHEALECYLPKIQQAIQDGIREWSSSGEPIMVYQQAKKLTFRIAVRVLLGFRVSEDDLNLLSESFEQLVANLFSLPLDFPFSGYRKGMRARDNLYKYLEKAISEKLQCKQDKDYSDALDILIDSAKEQGKEFTMQELKESTVELIFAAFATTSSASTSLILQLLQHPAVLEKVRQELRSNGIFHNGCKCEDRPRMAAVARLKYLDCVIKEVLRLLPPVSGGYRTALQTFELDGCQIPKGWSVLYSIRDTHDTAPIFQNVGVFDPDRFGEDRDEDKSVRFSYIPFGGGVRSCLGKELAKVILKVLAMELASTSRFELATRTFPRMLTVPVVHPMDGLKVKFYGLDSNQNEIDPESESLLGTTV is encoded by the exons ATGGCTCCCTCGGTGTCAGGGATCCTGTGTGGGGGTCTCCGTCTCGGGGCATGGCGAACAGACATGCAG GGGTCGAGGTTCCACGCTTCGAGGCGTGAGAAGTACGGCAACGTCTTCAAGACGCACCTCCTAGGCCGTCCACTGATCCGGGTGACGGGCTCAGAAAACGTCAGGAAAATTTTAATGGGAGAACACTCCCTGGTGAGCAGTCAGTGGCCCCGGAGCTTGAGGATGTTACTGGGTTCCACCAGCCTCATCAACTCCATTGGTGACATCCACCGTCACAAGAGGAAG ATCTTTGCCAAGGTCTTCAGCCATGAAGCATTGGAGTGTTACCTTCCGAAGATCCAGCAAGCGATCCAGGATGGGATCAGGGAATGGAGTAGCAGTGGGGAGCCCATCATGGTTTACCAGCAGGCCAAGAAGCTTACCTTCCGCATCGCAGTACGGGTTCTGCTGGGTTTTCGAGTCTCCGAGGACGACCTCAACCTCTTGTCGGAGAGCTTCGAGCAGCTGGTCGCCAATCTCTTCTCCTTACCCCTGGACTTCCCGTTCAGTGGCTACAGGAAG GGAATGCGTGCTCGAGACAACCTCTACAAGTACCTGGAGAAAGCCATCAGCGAGAAGCTGCAGTGCAAGCAAGACAAGGATTATTCAGATGCCTTGGACATTCTGATCGATAGTGCCAAGGAACAGGGCAAAGAGTTCACCATGCAGGAGCTGAAG GAGTCGACGGTGGAGCTGATCTTTGCTGCCTTTGCCACAACCTCCAGCGCCAGCACATCCCTGATCCTGCAGCTGCTCCAGCACCCAGCCGTGCTGGAGAAAGTGCGCCAGGAACTGAGGAGCAATGGCATCTTTCACAACGGTTGCAAGTGTGAGGACAGGCCTCGCATGGCTGCGGTGGCCCGCCTCAAGTACCTGGACTGTGTCATCAAGGAGGTGCTGCGCCTGCTGCCCCCTGTCTCGGGGGGCTACCGCACCGCACTGCAGACCTTCGAGCTGGAC GGCTGTCAGATTCCCAAAGGTTGGAGTGTTCTGTACAGCATCAGAGACACGCACGACACTGCTCCCATCTTCCAGAACGTTGGGGTCTTTGACCCTGACCGCTTCGGTGAAGACCGCGACGAAGACAAGAGCGTTCGCTTCAGTTACATTCCTTTCGGAGGGGGTGTCAGGAGCTGCCTAGGCAAGGAGCTGGCCAAGGTCATCCTGAAGGTGCTAGCCATGGAGCTGGCCAGCACCAGCCGCTTTGAGCTGGCCACCAGGACGTTTCCCCGCATGCTGACTGTGCCCGTGGTCCATCCTATGGATGGCTTGAAAGTGAAATTCTACGGACTCGATTCCAACCAGAACGAGATAGACCCAGAGTCAGAGTCTTTGCTGGGAACCACCGTGTAG